In Erigeron canadensis isolate Cc75 chromosome 7, C_canadensis_v1, whole genome shotgun sequence, one DNA window encodes the following:
- the LOC122607573 gene encoding transcription factor bHLH130-like: protein MNFDMSNQNNGLLRFRSAPSSILQSYVNDIEKNRDVVTSINNDHGLNYNFISQSFQDLEEEVDLKPNLMTNEFSLSSTHFPRQSTSQGSMDSTSTYSSGGGNNMGVVDNIGQQQPPKMGSSLLRQNSSPAGLFAHLNHPNGYIGMRGMPVGNSRLGNVGNIGDITLSSGRLKTQTSGVPMLPRISEIEPDTIDPRVLNDSSDYPFGSWDQETSQFIDNFNGLKRDLQNGDNMGNHPPMLAHHLSLPKTSGEMAAVEKLLHFQDSVPCKIRAKRGCATHPRSIAERVRRTRISERMRKLQELVPHMDKQTNTSDMLDLAVDYIKDLQEQYKVLQECRANCRCSASSGCS from the exons atgaattttgatATGAGTAACCAAAATAATGGTTTGCTTAGATTTAGGTCTGCACCTAGCTCAATTCTTCAAAGTTATGTTAatgatattgaaaaaaatagAGATGTTgttacatcaataaataatgATCATGggttaaattataattttatttcacAAAGTTTTCAAGATCTAGAAGAAGAAGTGGATCTTAAACCAAACTTGATGACTAATGAGTTTTCTTTGAGTTCTACTCATTTTCCAAGGCAAAGTACAAGTCAAGGAAGCATGGATAGTACAAGTACTTATAGCAGTGGAGGTGGTAATAATATGGGTGTTGTTGATAATATAGGCCAACAACAACCTCCTAAAATGGGTTCAAGCCTTTTGAGACAAAATAGCTCTCCTGCTGGTTTATTTGCTCATCTTAATCATCCCAATG GCTATATCGGAATGAGGGGTATGCCGGTTGGTAATTCCCGTTTAGGAAATGTTGGAAACATTGGTGATATAACTCTATCTTCAGGTAGATTGAAGACACAAACATCAGGGGTTCCTATGTTGCCACGGATCTCAGAAATCGAACCAGACACCATTGACCCGAGAGTGCTTAATGACTCATCTGATTACCCATTTGGTTCATGGGACCAAGAGACTTCACAATTCATTGACAACTTTAATGGGCTCAAAAGAGATCTTCAG AATGGCGATAACATGGGAAATCACCCGCCTATGTTAGCACACCACTTGAGCTTACCAAAAACCTCTGGAGAAATGGCTGCTGTTGAAAAACTGCTGCATTTTCAAGATTCTGTCCCTTGCAAGATTCGTGCGAAGAGAGGCTGTGCTACGCATCCAAGAAGTATAGCCGAGAGG GTGAGAAGAACACGAATAAGTGAAAGAATGAGGAAACTGCAGGAACTAGTCCCTCACATGGATAAG CAAACGAACACATCAGATATGCTGGATTTGGCTGTTGATTACATCAAAGATCTTCAAGAACAGTACAAG GTATTGCAGGAATGTCGAGCAAACTGCAGATGTTCTGCAAGCTCGGGTTGCAGCTAA
- the LOC122607836 gene encoding protein cornichon homolog 1-like isoform X2: protein MTLGCWIVIKIGCLLDLESDYMNPYESSSRINALIVPEMVLHCVCSAVLLVMGYWFMFLLTLPIAIYNLMLYMNKRHLIDVTEVFRHCDVEKKYRIGKLTVYSFLFTVVVIRSMVAGDFSTILESFHPANEDLDILSHVLEF, encoded by the exons ATGACCCTAGGGTGTTGGATAGTTATTAAG ATTGGCTGTCTATTGGATCTGGAGTCCGACTATATGAACCCATATGAGTCATCATCTCGCATAAATGCTTTGATAGTCCCTGAAATGGTACTACATTGTGTATGTTCTGCTGTTCTTCTTGTAATGGGCTATTGGTTCATGTTCCTTCTTACGCTTCCCATTgctatttataatttaatgtt ATACATGAATAAACGACATCTTATAGATGTAACTGAAGTTTTCAGACATTGTGATGTTGAGAAAAAGTATCGGATTGGCAAGCTGACCGTATACTCCTTTCTCTTTACTGTAGTTGTTATCAG ATCCATGGTTGCTGGAGATTTCTCCACCATTCTGGAATCGTTCCATCCTGCTAATGAAGATTTAGACATCCTTTCTCACGTTCTTGAGTTCTAG